A single genomic interval of Amycolatopsis albispora harbors:
- a CDS encoding proton-conducting transporter membrane subunit, translating into MAPALGAGAALVATALAGTLAVTVVVGGPVAMVLANPDGRAWTGLVVDHVGAIVLLLVCTVSAVVQAFARRYLHGDPAAARFAVAAGALTAATTVMVTAATLVTLAVAWTLTGVILCRLVGMYRPAPSAVDAARRTTRAVVAGDAALWTGVVLAVTVWGDLDLRHQGDAALGGAVGTVVACSLVVAAAVRCAQLPWHRWLPATLAAPTPVSALLHAGVVNAGGVLLVKLSPIVGAAPVATHLAFAIGAASVVAATAIMLTRPDIKGALVHSTIGQMGFMLMTCGLGLYAATVVHLVAHGLFKATLFLGSGSAVQRHAGHTAAPPAPRLAPARAAQVAVLAGVAAVAAVGVAAWLLPLHAGGVALSLFAVATAARLAWGWLRRHPTGGALVTVVIVLPGVAIGYLALVGAVTELLAPSLPASGPAAVSAWVLATVVAVLAAGALLLHLAPAVGLGRWRDRLYVAALSAGQQRTYTAAWGHPPWLVPTPRPRPVPQLEGARA; encoded by the coding sequence TTGGCGCCCGCGTTGGGTGCGGGTGCGGCGCTGGTGGCCACCGCGCTGGCGGGGACGCTGGCCGTGACGGTGGTAGTCGGCGGGCCGGTGGCGATGGTGCTGGCCAACCCGGACGGGCGAGCCTGGACCGGGCTGGTGGTCGACCACGTCGGGGCGATCGTTCTGCTGCTGGTGTGCACGGTCAGCGCCGTGGTCCAGGCGTTCGCCCGCCGCTACCTGCACGGCGATCCGGCCGCGGCCCGCTTCGCTGTCGCGGCGGGGGCGCTGACCGCCGCGACCACGGTGATGGTGACCGCGGCGACTCTCGTCACCCTGGCGGTGGCGTGGACGCTGACCGGGGTGATCTTGTGCCGTCTGGTGGGGATGTATCGGCCGGCGCCCTCGGCCGTCGATGCCGCACGGCGCACCACCCGTGCCGTCGTCGCCGGGGACGCCGCGTTGTGGACTGGGGTTGTCCTCGCGGTCACGGTCTGGGGGGATCTCGACCTGCGCCACCAGGGCGACGCGGCCCTCGGCGGTGCGGTGGGCACGGTGGTGGCCTGTTCGCTGGTGGTCGCCGCGGCCGTGCGGTGCGCGCAGCTGCCCTGGCACCGATGGCTGCCGGCGACCCTGGCGGCACCGACCCCGGTTTCGGCTCTGCTGCACGCCGGCGTGGTCAACGCCGGCGGGGTGCTGCTGGTGAAGCTGTCGCCGATCGTCGGTGCCGCGCCGGTGGCGACACACCTGGCGTTCGCCATCGGAGCCGCCAGCGTCGTGGCCGCCACCGCGATCATGCTGACCCGCCCCGACATCAAAGGGGCGCTGGTGCACTCCACGATCGGGCAGATGGGGTTCATGCTCATGACCTGCGGGCTCGGCCTCTACGCCGCGACGGTGGTGCACCTGGTGGCGCACGGGCTGTTCAAAGCCACCCTGTTCCTCGGCTCGGGGTCGGCCGTGCAGCGGCACGCTGGCCACACTGCGGCTCCTCCCGCGCCTCGGTTGGCTCCTGCCCGCGCAGCGCAGGTCGCTGTCCTCGCCGGGGTCGCCGCCGTCGCGGCGGTCGGGGTGGCGGCCTGGTTGCTACCCCTTCATGCCGGTGGCGTCGCGTTGTCGCTCTTCGCCGTGGCCACCGCCGCGCGGCTGGCGTGGGGCTGGCTGCGTCGTCACCCGACCGGCGGCGCGCTGGTCACGGTGGTGATCGTGCTGCCGGGCGTGGCGATCGGGTACCTGGCCCTGGTGGGCGCGGTCACCGAGCTCCTGGCCCCGAGCCTGCCCGCAAGCGGGCCCGCCGCTGTCTCGGCCTGGGTTCTCGCGACCGTGGTGGCGGTGCTGGCGGCCGGTGCGCTGCTGCTCCACCTGGCACCCGCGGTCGGTCTGGGCCGGTGGCGCGACCGGCTGTACGTGGCGGCGTTGTCCGCCGGGCAGCAGCGCACGTACACCGCCGCCTGGGGTCACCCGCCATGGCTGGTACCGACACCGCGTCCGCGGCCGGTTCCCCAACTGGAAGGAGCTCGGGCGTGA
- a CDS encoding DUF2309 domain-containing protein, giving the protein MTTGPATNLAPDAVSDVATQQAAVRAEIADAAGFLAPTWPLADFIAVNPLSGLLDRPFADAATTAADLLGARVTPDETWLRAAWQRGRITDDDLRAALARRHPTALQRGPLTLGNRAYDPVDLLVADLHQGIACPPPRRQARTAAEALAPEVAALLNTHTIQWCAAYLDEGQSTWRMPGRDRGFYSAWRALAAHDGTLPRPVRARLRHLPERAEHTILDALAALGVPDDQRTRYLQAHLACLPGFAAHVRWRGERPDSGIDLVDYLALRLAVEAAALAGSHAPGTAWSWASASRFDTRQATVDPHDRAYHLLGALEVTDTDAAQRSELVELLDQLPIQQRALVWLDAYEDHYRSRLLLRILGRPQPELPEAPPRAQVVCCIDPRSEGLRRHLEVLGSYQTLGFAGFFAVAMRYRDLAGGAARTQCPGPITPRHTLTEHPAPGRRRAAERSLAGRRVLAAAEHSLHAAKDDLLAPFALAEAAGWLAGPLAAAKTFTPRAAGATGAWWARRITPEPQTEISIAEALTPEERAATAETILTLMGLTRGFARLVVFCGHRAHTDNNPYQAALDCGACGGHPGGPNARTAAALLNDPQVRLHLADRGITVPDDTWFVPAEHDTTTDTVRLLDTHLLPATHRRDADRLTADLRTAGTRLAAERCAILPGAPTRPRPRHAARHTRARARDWAQVFPEWGLADNAAFLIAPRALTRGIDLHSRVFLHDYDPDLDPTGTVLETILTAPLVVAHWINSQYYFATVDPQSFGAGSKTLHNVTGGGLGVMTGHTSDLQPGLPWQSLTDGHHARHEPQRLLAIVQAPLPRLDTLIARHTMLHHMFSHDWIGLAAREQPDDPWHRYTPTGWQPWHPSTDTPAPTSRQALP; this is encoded by the coding sequence ATGACCACCGGCCCCGCCACCAACCTCGCCCCCGATGCCGTCTCTGACGTCGCCACACAGCAGGCGGCAGTGCGCGCCGAGATCGCCGACGCGGCCGGATTCCTGGCTCCGACCTGGCCATTGGCGGACTTCATCGCGGTCAACCCGTTGTCCGGCCTGCTGGACCGCCCGTTCGCCGACGCGGCCACCACCGCCGCGGATCTGCTCGGAGCACGAGTCACCCCAGACGAGACCTGGCTACGTGCCGCCTGGCAGCGCGGCCGGATCACCGACGACGACCTGCGCGCCGCGCTGGCCCGCCGCCACCCCACGGCGCTACAGCGGGGCCCGCTCACTCTCGGCAACCGCGCCTACGACCCGGTCGACCTGCTGGTGGCCGATCTGCACCAGGGCATCGCGTGTCCACCGCCGCGCCGTCAGGCACGCACCGCGGCCGAAGCACTGGCCCCGGAGGTGGCCGCCCTGCTCAACACCCACACGATCCAGTGGTGCGCGGCCTACCTGGACGAAGGCCAGTCCACCTGGCGGATGCCGGGTCGTGACCGCGGCTTCTACTCGGCGTGGCGGGCGCTGGCCGCCCATGACGGAACCTTGCCGCGGCCGGTGCGGGCGCGGCTGCGGCACCTGCCCGAACGCGCCGAGCACACCATCCTGGACGCGCTGGCCGCGCTCGGTGTCCCGGACGACCAGCGGACCCGCTACCTGCAGGCCCACCTGGCCTGCTTGCCCGGCTTCGCCGCCCACGTCCGGTGGCGCGGCGAGCGGCCCGACAGCGGCATCGACCTCGTCGACTACCTCGCGTTGCGGTTGGCCGTCGAAGCCGCCGCGCTCGCCGGCTCCCACGCTCCCGGCACAGCGTGGTCCTGGGCCTCCGCGAGCCGGTTCGACACCCGGCAGGCCACCGTCGACCCGCACGACCGGGCCTACCACCTGTTGGGAGCGCTGGAAGTCACCGACACCGATGCCGCCCAACGGAGCGAGCTGGTGGAGCTGCTCGACCAGCTGCCGATCCAGCAGCGGGCGCTGGTCTGGCTGGACGCCTACGAGGACCACTACCGGAGCCGGCTGCTGCTGCGCATCCTCGGCCGGCCCCAGCCCGAACTGCCCGAAGCCCCACCGCGGGCGCAGGTGGTGTGCTGCATCGATCCCCGCTCCGAAGGACTGCGCCGCCACCTGGAGGTCCTCGGCAGCTACCAGACCCTGGGCTTCGCCGGTTTCTTCGCCGTCGCCATGCGCTACCGCGACCTCGCCGGGGGTGCCGCTCGCACCCAGTGTCCCGGCCCGATCACGCCTCGCCACACCCTCACCGAGCACCCCGCCCCTGGTCGGCGGCGCGCGGCCGAGCGGTCACTGGCCGGCCGCAGGGTGCTCGCCGCCGCCGAGCACTCCCTGCACGCCGCCAAGGACGACCTGCTGGCGCCGTTCGCCCTCGCCGAAGCCGCCGGCTGGCTGGCCGGGCCGCTGGCCGCGGCCAAGACCTTCACTCCCCGTGCCGCCGGCGCCACAGGCGCGTGGTGGGCCCGCCGCATCACGCCCGAGCCGCAGACCGAGATCTCCATCGCCGAGGCGCTCACCCCCGAGGAGCGTGCCGCGACCGCCGAAACCATCCTGACGTTGATGGGCCTGACCCGCGGGTTCGCGCGGCTGGTCGTGTTCTGCGGGCACCGCGCCCACACCGACAACAACCCCTACCAGGCCGCGCTGGACTGCGGCGCCTGCGGGGGACATCCCGGAGGTCCCAACGCCCGCACGGCCGCCGCCCTGCTCAACGATCCGCAGGTCCGCCTTCACCTGGCCGACCGCGGCATCACCGTTCCCGACGACACCTGGTTCGTCCCGGCCGAACACGACACCACCACCGACACCGTACGCCTGCTGGACACCCACCTCCTGCCCGCCACCCACCGCCGCGACGCTGACAGGCTCACCGCCGACCTCCGCACGGCCGGCACCCGGCTGGCCGCCGAACGCTGCGCCATCCTGCCGGGCGCACCCACCCGGCCCCGCCCGCGGCACGCGGCGCGCCACACCCGCGCCCGGGCCCGTGACTGGGCCCAGGTCTTCCCGGAATGGGGTCTCGCCGACAACGCCGCCTTCCTCATCGCGCCCCGCGCCCTCACCCGCGGCATCGACCTGCACAGCCGCGTGTTCCTCCACGACTACGATCCCGACCTCGACCCGACCGGCACCGTCCTGGAAACAATCCTCACCGCGCCGCTCGTCGTCGCACACTGGATCAACAGCCAGTACTACTTCGCCACCGTCGACCCGCAGTCCTTCGGCGCCGGCAGCAAAACCCTGCACAACGTCACCGGTGGGGGCCTGGGCGTCATGACCGGCCACACCAGTGACCTCCAGCCCGGCCTGCCCTGGCAGTCCCTCACCGACGGCCACCACGCCCGACATGAACCGCAACGCCTGCTCGCCATCGTGCAGGCACCCCTGCCCAGGCTGGACACCCTCATCGCCCGCCACACAATGCTGCACCACATGTTCAGCCACGACTGGATTGGACTCGCCGCACGGGAACAGCCCGACGACCCGTGGCACCGCTACACCCCCACCGGGTGGCAGCCCTGGCACCCCAGCACCGAC